From a region of the Chitinophaga caseinilytica genome:
- a CDS encoding DUF5682 family protein: MSIHVLGIRHHGPGSAANVKSFLERLKPDIVLVEGPPEADALLQWADHEALRPPVAILAFQADDIRKSVFYPFATFSPEWQAIQYAKRSNIPVRFMDLPLVHAFAEDQQAENSVELENVVAEETGTLERKPHPMEEMAMAAGYASSDKWWEHTFEHRRMNDQVFDAIGEAMQAMRESQPSRSDREEQLREAYMRKIIRQAEKEMFTSIAVICGAWHAPALREMPPAKEDNELLKSLPKVKVECTWAPWSYNRLSYQSGYGAGIQSPGWYEHIWEHPGDDGSRWMTNVARLFRENNMDTSVAHVIEAVRLAESLAALRGLPKAGLEELNEATVSVLCTGENIMMQLINEQLIVSNKMGQVPSEVPKPPLQVDIEKYQKKLRIPVTPDPKDLLLDLRKEGDLEKSVFLHRLQLLGLTWAQKTEVGGKGTFKEQWRLQWDPAFTIEIIEKGIWGNTAAEAAARFVTGEARGSGSLRTVAALLSDTLPAELPEAVEALIGMLGNLSAASSDVMQLMEAIPSLVSVSRYGNVRKTDAALVTGIVTGMITRICISLPNACNAVSDEAAQTLLELLYRMNDSVNLLQQEIATAEWQQSLKTVSEGRQTAPVIAGYSTRLLADHQLLTGDALVKVFNFAMSKASAPATAAAWLEGFLKGSGTLLLLDANLWNVVNSWVATLGESDFTEVLPLLRRTFAHFTHPERRKLGEKVKQGGGAATVLPSGTTDEFDFDRGAKGLPVVMNLLGYK; encoded by the coding sequence ATGTCGATACATGTTTTAGGCATACGCCACCATGGCCCGGGCTCTGCCGCCAATGTAAAAAGTTTCCTCGAACGGCTGAAACCGGACATCGTGCTGGTGGAAGGGCCGCCGGAAGCAGATGCGCTCCTGCAATGGGCAGACCATGAAGCGCTGCGCCCGCCCGTAGCGATCCTCGCTTTCCAGGCAGACGATATCCGAAAATCGGTGTTCTATCCCTTCGCCACGTTTTCGCCGGAATGGCAGGCCATTCAATACGCGAAACGCAGCAATATTCCCGTTCGGTTCATGGACCTGCCGCTGGTGCATGCCTTTGCGGAAGATCAGCAAGCGGAGAATAGCGTGGAGCTGGAAAATGTGGTGGCGGAAGAAACGGGAACGTTGGAAAGAAAACCGCATCCCATGGAGGAAATGGCCATGGCGGCGGGTTACGCCAGCAGCGACAAATGGTGGGAACATACCTTCGAGCACCGGCGGATGAACGACCAGGTGTTCGATGCCATCGGCGAAGCGATGCAGGCGATGCGCGAATCGCAGCCTTCCCGTAGCGACCGCGAAGAGCAGCTGCGCGAAGCGTATATGCGCAAGATCATCCGCCAGGCGGAAAAGGAAATGTTCACCTCGATCGCCGTGATCTGCGGCGCCTGGCACGCACCGGCGTTGCGGGAAATGCCCCCGGCGAAAGAAGACAATGAATTGCTGAAAAGCTTGCCGAAAGTAAAAGTGGAATGTACCTGGGCCCCCTGGAGCTACAACCGCCTCAGTTATCAGAGCGGCTACGGCGCGGGGATCCAGTCTCCCGGGTGGTACGAACATATCTGGGAGCATCCCGGCGACGATGGCTCGCGCTGGATGACCAACGTGGCCCGGCTTTTCCGCGAAAATAACATGGACACTTCCGTGGCCCACGTCATCGAAGCCGTTCGCCTCGCGGAATCGCTCGCGGCGCTGAGAGGCTTGCCCAAAGCGGGCCTCGAAGAACTGAACGAAGCCACCGTAAGCGTACTTTGCACCGGCGAAAACATCATGATGCAACTCATCAACGAGCAGCTGATCGTGAGCAACAAAATGGGGCAGGTGCCTTCCGAAGTGCCGAAGCCGCCGCTGCAGGTCGATATTGAAAAGTACCAAAAGAAACTCCGCATCCCCGTTACGCCCGATCCCAAAGACCTGCTGCTCGATCTGCGCAAGGAAGGCGACCTCGAAAAGAGCGTGTTCCTGCACCGTTTACAGCTGCTGGGGCTCACCTGGGCGCAGAAAACGGAAGTAGGCGGGAAGGGGACGTTCAAGGAACAATGGCGCCTGCAGTGGGACCCCGCGTTCACCATCGAGATCATCGAGAAAGGGATCTGGGGCAACACAGCCGCCGAAGCCGCGGCCAGGTTCGTGACCGGTGAAGCACGCGGATCGGGTAGTTTGCGGACGGTGGCAGCACTGCTGTCAGACACCCTGCCCGCAGAATTGCCCGAAGCGGTGGAAGCGTTGATCGGCATGCTGGGCAACCTGTCTGCCGCCAGCAGCGACGTGATGCAGCTGATGGAAGCGATCCCTTCGCTGGTCAGCGTCAGCCGCTACGGGAACGTCCGGAAAACGGACGCGGCGCTGGTGACGGGCATTGTAACGGGCATGATCACACGGATCTGCATTAGTCTGCCCAACGCCTGCAACGCCGTATCCGACGAAGCCGCGCAAACTTTGCTGGAATTGTTGTACCGGATGAACGATTCGGTGAATTTGTTGCAGCAGGAAATCGCCACGGCAGAATGGCAACAATCGCTCAAGACCGTTTCCGAAGGCCGGCAAACCGCGCCCGTCATCGCCGGGTACAGCACCCGTCTGCTGGCTGATCACCAATTATTGACCGGAGACGCGTTGGTGAAGGTGTTCAATTTCGCCATGTCGAAAGCCTCGGCGCCGGCCACGGCAGCCGCATGGCTGGAGGGTTTCCTCAAAGGCAGCGGCACCCTGCTGCTGCTGGACGCGAACCTTTGGAACGTCGTGAACAGCTGGGTGGCCACGCTCGGAGAAAGCGATTTCACGGAAGTACTGCCGCTGCTGCGGAGAACGTTCGCGCATTTCACGCATCCCGAACGGAGAAAATTGGGCGAAAAGGTAAAACAGGGCGGAGGCGCCGCCACCGTGCTGCCATCGGGAACAACGGACGAATTTGATTTTGACCGCGGGGCAAAAGGGCTCCCGGTTGTCATGAACTTACTCGGATACAAATGA
- a CDS encoding VWA domain-containing protein encodes MNNEFNLRKWRMILGGGQNDGTGVELGGNELRMDRTLEALYDSERSGGLGPSSPNVSRWLGDIRTFFPNTVVQVMQQDALKRLNLTQMLFEKEMLENVTPDVHLVATLMTLSRVIPDKTKDTARQVVRKVVDELMRKLQHPMQQAVSGSLNRSMRNYRPRHNEINWDITIRKNLRHYQPEFKTIIPEVKVGYGRKRTALKDVVLCIDQSGSMGTSVVYSGIFGSVMASIPAIRTKMVVFDTAVADLTEELTDPVELLFGVQLGGGTDINAALTYCRQIITRPMDTVLVLITDLYEGGNEAEMRKRAAELTAAGVQVVVLLALNDEGAPSYDHDNAQYFSSLGIPVFACTPDKFPDLMAASLSRQDIGSWAAKEDLALKR; translated from the coding sequence ATGAACAACGAATTCAATCTCCGCAAATGGCGCATGATCCTCGGCGGTGGACAAAACGACGGTACCGGCGTTGAACTGGGCGGCAACGAGCTGCGGATGGACCGTACGCTGGAAGCGCTGTACGACAGTGAGAGAAGCGGTGGCCTGGGGCCTTCGTCGCCCAACGTAAGCCGCTGGCTGGGCGATATCCGTACCTTTTTCCCGAACACGGTGGTGCAGGTGATGCAGCAAGACGCGCTCAAGCGCCTCAACCTCACCCAGATGCTGTTCGAAAAGGAAATGCTGGAAAACGTAACGCCGGATGTGCACCTCGTGGCCACGCTCATGACCCTCAGCCGCGTGATCCCCGATAAAACGAAAGACACCGCGCGGCAGGTGGTCAGGAAAGTCGTGGACGAACTGATGCGGAAACTGCAGCATCCCATGCAGCAGGCCGTTTCCGGCAGCCTCAACCGCAGTATGCGGAACTACCGGCCGCGGCACAACGAAATCAACTGGGACATCACCATCCGCAAAAACCTCCGGCACTACCAACCCGAATTCAAAACTATCATCCCCGAGGTAAAAGTGGGTTACGGCCGCAAAAGGACGGCGCTGAAAGACGTGGTGCTCTGCATCGACCAAAGCGGCTCCATGGGCACATCCGTCGTGTATTCCGGGATATTCGGCTCCGTGATGGCGTCTATCCCCGCCATCAGAACGAAGATGGTCGTGTTCGACACCGCCGTCGCGGATCTTACCGAAGAGCTGACAGACCCCGTGGAACTGCTTTTTGGGGTGCAACTGGGCGGTGGGACCGACATCAATGCCGCGCTTACCTATTGCCGCCAGATCATCACCCGTCCGATGGATACGGTGCTGGTGCTCATTACCGACCTGTACGAAGGCGGGAACGAAGCCGAAATGCGCAAACGCGCGGCCGAGCTCACCGCCGCCGGTGTGCAGGTAGTGGTGTTGCTGGCGCTCAATGATGAAGGCGCCCCGTCCTACGATCACGACAACGCACAATATTTTTCCAGCCTCGGCATTCCCGTGTTCGCCTGCACGCCCGACAAATTCCCCGACCTCATGGCGGCCTCCCTCAGCCGGCAGGATATCGGCAGTTGGGCTGCGAAAGAAGACCTGGCATTGAAAAGGTAA
- a CDS encoding OmpA family protein yields the protein MTLPAVNLRSLLFFVAAALLTSCAASKKGTSHAYMTKQYKELKKVLNEADVSILNDSLKIIFPNNVMFATNSDQLKDEIKPTFGRFAEVLNKFDKTKILVTGYTDNTGTDQINNDLSEKRAVSGKNQLTASGVAGDRLFTWGLGSRHPIATNDSEDGRSKNRRIEFVILYDVKPESK from the coding sequence ATGACCTTACCTGCAGTTAATCTCAGAAGCCTCCTGTTCTTCGTAGCGGCGGCACTGTTAACCTCCTGTGCGGCGTCCAAGAAAGGGACTTCCCATGCTTATATGACCAAGCAGTACAAGGAGCTGAAGAAAGTTTTGAACGAAGCGGATGTTTCCATCCTGAACGACAGCCTGAAAATTATCTTCCCCAACAACGTGATGTTCGCTACCAACTCCGACCAGTTGAAAGACGAAATCAAGCCCACTTTCGGCCGGTTTGCGGAAGTGCTGAACAAGTTCGACAAAACGAAGATCCTGGTGACGGGGTATACAGACAATACCGGCACCGACCAGATCAATAACGACCTGTCCGAAAAACGGGCCGTGAGCGGGAAAAACCAGCTCACCGCCAGCGGCGTTGCGGGCGACAGGCTCTTCACCTGGGGACTGGGATCGCGCCACCCCATCGCAACGAACGATTCGGAAGACGGACGGTCCAAAAACAGACGGATCGAATTCGTGATCCTTTACGACGTCAAACCTGAAAGTAAATAA
- a CDS encoding pentapeptide repeat-containing protein, which produces METEFYDQAFERQDYRAQPLSPGEYEACTFRNCDFSESPLVNVVFIDCTFSGCNFTLAKFKGTALRGVKFQDCKLLGLRFDECNSFNLSFTFERCTLTSSSFFGLKIKKTTFAHCQLRETDFTNADLTGSAFPHCDLLNAVFSNTVLEQADFRTAEHYLIDPERNKIKKAKFSVPGVLGLLGKYDIQIS; this is translated from the coding sequence ATGGAAACCGAATTTTACGATCAGGCTTTCGAGCGGCAAGACTATCGCGCGCAGCCACTCTCGCCCGGCGAATACGAGGCATGTACTTTCCGGAACTGCGATTTTTCCGAAAGCCCGCTTGTCAACGTCGTTTTTATCGACTGCACTTTTTCCGGCTGCAACTTTACCCTGGCGAAGTTCAAGGGAACGGCGCTGCGCGGCGTGAAATTCCAGGACTGCAAACTCCTCGGCCTCCGGTTCGACGAATGCAATTCCTTCAACCTGTCGTTCACTTTCGAGCGATGCACGCTCACCAGTTCATCCTTCTTCGGCCTGAAAATCAAAAAAACGACGTTCGCCCATTGCCAGTTGCGCGAAACTGATTTCACGAACGCCGATCTCACGGGGTCCGCATTCCCGCATTGCGACCTGCTGAACGCGGTTTTCAGCAATACGGTATTGGAGCAGGCAGACTTCCGCACGGCAGAGCATTACCTCATCGATCCGGAGCGGAACAAAATCAAAAAAGCGAAGTTCTCGGTGCCGGGGGTACTGGGGTTGTTGGGGAAATACGATATTCAGATCTCATAA
- a CDS encoding chondroitinase-B domain-containing protein codes for MKRILPLVVLFLWTHTALHAAIIRVTSISALQSAINAAVPGDVIVLANGVYTTTGTITVNRQGTAAQPIIIAAETVGGVEINGAGGFQVLSPARYITITGFIFRHAAGKSSTAQGTGFVRLMHNVYETPGEGDNLNIQGNDHELSYCTFRNKRGLGQYVSIHGSGNGGSQVAQRIWVHHNYFYKQYPGGGNGSETIQFGLSGYSLSSSHSVVEYNLFEECDGENEGISVKASHVTLRYNTIRNNPAQFTLRHGNFCQVYGNYFIKTPGIRIFGDDHTIHSNYFDSCSIAINIGNGSAEVSEGGALTSHDRPDRVLIAFNTLNGNAQNIRQAARTDGLGSTYITGAYNIIQNSTYDALQIAGPSTGSVWRGNILHNVPAGIFPDTSYTNENPLLERDENGIWHLAQNSPAIGKGGAGYPLVTVDLDGQPRTSPMDAGADQFSIAPVKAIPLDSTMVGYLAGGDGPRAGITAPANGALIKAGDTVSIQATAISFSDTIARVEFYVDGVKVGEDSSAPYAFAWTAVYGQHSISVKAFDRKGRESATAQSQVTVNPRGTDVSLTSPVAGTVFVSPVFIQLSATASDSLGGIVAVSFYADTALIGTDSTAPYALRWYGPAAGNYSVTAKALNASGQTAISGASAIKVRIGNIDITDNGGTISGQYPNPSKPTEDLPSLIDNNPGTKYYRSGRTALWVQYKSTEPAIVVRYTITSGNDRPARDPRDWALLGSVDSLSWDTLDVRAGETFSGRGQLRSFDVAGNTKAYVYYRFNMTANNGEGNTQFAEWELFERRMQSIVFDSIGERRYGTAPLQLVAESTVGLPVTFSVVEGPAVLEGSQLTFTGPGTVTVKASAAGTDNYFPADTVQTFTVLKGIQTIQFPPVAPRLKYETIQLQASSSIGLPVRFALVDGGGILNGNSLKLTTTGIVTVRALADSTALYESASAEQGILVLGIGLIADPIGITIFPNPTRGPITVKLDNKKNRGYVFQVIDRMGNQVARTVIPQGQGATQVQFDLSSQIDGIYFLHVSDGVVKTVRAIMKY; via the coding sequence ATGAAAAGAATTTTACCCCTCGTCGTCCTGTTTTTATGGACGCACACGGCATTGCACGCTGCCATCATCCGCGTGACGTCAATTTCCGCGCTGCAGTCCGCCATTAATGCCGCCGTCCCCGGCGACGTGATCGTGCTGGCTAACGGTGTGTACACCACTACCGGTACGATTACCGTCAACCGCCAGGGCACGGCGGCGCAGCCCATCATCATCGCGGCGGAAACCGTGGGCGGTGTGGAGATCAACGGTGCGGGCGGGTTCCAGGTATTGAGCCCGGCCCGTTACATTACCATCACCGGGTTTATATTCCGTCATGCGGCGGGAAAATCGTCGACCGCTCAGGGCACCGGCTTCGTCCGCCTCATGCATAACGTGTACGAGACGCCCGGTGAAGGCGACAACCTGAACATCCAGGGGAACGATCATGAGCTGTCGTACTGCACGTTCCGCAACAAGCGCGGCCTGGGCCAGTACGTTTCGATCCACGGTTCGGGCAACGGCGGCAGCCAGGTGGCGCAACGGATCTGGGTGCACCACAACTATTTCTACAAGCAGTATCCCGGCGGCGGGAACGGCTCCGAAACCATCCAGTTCGGATTGAGCGGCTACAGCCTTTCTTCGAGCCACAGCGTGGTGGAATACAATCTTTTCGAAGAATGCGACGGGGAGAACGAAGGTATTTCGGTGAAGGCGTCGCACGTAACGTTGCGCTACAATACCATCCGCAACAATCCCGCGCAGTTTACGCTTCGGCATGGGAATTTCTGCCAGGTGTACGGCAATTATTTCATCAAAACGCCGGGCATCCGCATTTTCGGGGATGATCACACCATCCATTCCAATTATTTCGACAGCTGCAGCATCGCCATCAATATCGGGAATGGCAGCGCGGAAGTATCAGAAGGCGGGGCGCTCACCTCGCACGACCGGCCAGACCGGGTATTGATCGCATTCAATACGCTCAACGGCAACGCGCAGAATATCCGCCAGGCCGCGCGCACGGATGGTTTGGGATCCACCTACATCACCGGCGCCTACAACATCATTCAGAACAGTACGTACGATGCGTTGCAGATCGCCGGGCCCAGTACGGGCTCGGTTTGGCGGGGCAACATCCTGCATAATGTGCCGGCCGGTATTTTCCCGGATACTTCTTATACCAATGAAAATCCGCTGCTGGAGCGGGATGAGAACGGCATCTGGCACCTGGCGCAGAACAGTCCTGCCATCGGGAAGGGCGGCGCCGGATATCCGCTGGTGACGGTAGATTTGGATGGTCAGCCCCGCACATCGCCCATGGACGCGGGTGCCGATCAGTTTTCCATAGCGCCGGTGAAAGCCATTCCGCTGGATAGTACCATGGTCGGCTATCTCGCCGGCGGCGACGGACCTCGCGCCGGCATTACCGCTCCTGCGAACGGTGCGCTGATCAAAGCCGGCGATACTGTTTCCATACAGGCGACCGCGATTTCATTTTCCGATACGATCGCAAGGGTTGAATTTTATGTGGATGGGGTGAAGGTAGGGGAGGATTCATCGGCCCCTTATGCATTCGCCTGGACGGCAGTTTATGGTCAACACAGCATTTCGGTGAAGGCATTCGACCGGAAAGGCCGTGAGTCCGCGACTGCGCAATCCCAGGTGACCGTAAACCCTCGCGGCACCGATGTTTCACTGACTTCACCGGTGGCAGGAACGGTTTTCGTTTCGCCGGTATTCATCCAGTTGTCGGCAACAGCTTCCGACAGCCTGGGCGGCATCGTGGCCGTGTCTTTCTACGCAGATACGGCGCTGATCGGAACAGACAGCACGGCGCCCTACGCTTTGCGTTGGTACGGCCCGGCCGCGGGCAATTATTCCGTGACGGCGAAAGCCCTCAACGCATCGGGCCAAACGGCCATCTCCGGCGCATCCGCCATCAAGGTCAGGATCGGCAATATCGATATTACCGACAACGGCGGAACGATCTCCGGTCAATACCCGAACCCTTCCAAACCCACCGAAGACCTGCCTTCGCTCATCGACAACAACCCCGGCACCAAATACTACCGCAGCGGCCGCACGGCGCTCTGGGTACAATACAAATCGACAGAGCCCGCCATCGTTGTGCGTTACACGATCACTTCGGGGAACGACCGTCCCGCCCGCGATCCCCGCGACTGGGCACTCCTCGGCTCCGTCGATTCCCTCAGCTGGGATACGCTCGACGTGCGTGCCGGCGAAACGTTCTCCGGCCGCGGACAGCTGCGCTCCTTCGATGTTGCGGGCAATACGAAAGCTTATGTCTACTATCGTTTCAACATGACGGCAAATAACGGTGAAGGCAACACGCAGTTCGCGGAGTGGGAACTGTTTGAACGGCGGATGCAGTCCATCGTATTCGACAGCATCGGTGAGCGCCGTTACGGAACTGCGCCGTTGCAGCTGGTGGCCGAATCTACGGTCGGGCTGCCGGTCACCTTCTCGGTGGTGGAAGGGCCCGCGGTGCTGGAGGGTTCGCAACTCACTTTCACGGGGCCTGGAACGGTGACGGTGAAAGCCTCCGCCGCCGGGACCGACAACTATTTCCCGGCAGATACCGTGCAGACGTTTACCGTTCTCAAAGGCATCCAAACCATCCAGTTCCCGCCGGTTGCTCCCCGCCTGAAATATGAGACCATTCAGTTGCAGGCCTCCAGCTCCATCGGATTGCCGGTGCGTTTTGCGCTGGTCGACGGCGGTGGGATCCTGAACGGAAATTCGCTGAAACTTACGACCACGGGGATCGTGACGGTGCGCGCGCTGGCAGACAGTACCGCGCTGTATGAATCTGCGTCTGCGGAGCAGGGGATTCTCGTATTGGGGATCGGTTTGATCGCAGACCCCATCGGCATCACGATCTTCCCCAACCCCACGCGCGGCCCCATCACCGTGAAGCTGGACAACAAAAAGAACCGTGGATATGTGTTCCAGGTCATCGACCGGATGGGCAACCAGGTGGCCAGAACGGTGATCCCCCAGGGCCAGGGCGCCACGCAGGTGCAGTTCGACCTTTCTTCACAGATCGATGGTATCTATTTCCTGCATGTGTCTGACGGTGTCGTGAAAACCGTTCGCGCGATCATGAAGTATTGA
- a CDS encoding ester cyclase, which yields MMTTILSAASLALSVSLSPESAPAQHFLSPAIEQTDTSTAQHNKEVVRQLFEQVINERHFADMPKYVANEYTGPSGLKGPAAFEASILGLIRSFPDIRWQLLEFIAEGDKVMVKWQWKGTHAGDFQHISATGLHITHNAIAIFTLKHEKVIDGFLFNDRLGFLQQLRQLPADESQIRAKNQPGEVRFVDQFTVPAAAKKAFLERVRINRDFIKTLPGFLEDELLGHTAENGDFICITTARWKNAEALQAAKTAVQQAYRKEGFDPAAFMQKLKIRMERGVFEPIANTEE from the coding sequence ATGATGACTACCATACTTTCCGCAGCCAGCCTGGCCCTATCGGTTTCCCTCAGCCCGGAATCCGCTCCCGCACAACATTTCCTCTCCCCCGCCATCGAACAAACCGATACCAGTACCGCACAACACAACAAAGAGGTGGTACGCCAGCTCTTTGAGCAGGTGATCAACGAGCGGCATTTTGCCGACATGCCGAAATATGTGGCGAACGAATATACCGGTCCCTCCGGGCTGAAAGGCCCGGCAGCCTTCGAAGCCTCCATCCTAGGGCTTATCCGCTCCTTCCCCGACATCCGGTGGCAACTGCTGGAATTTATCGCGGAGGGTGATAAAGTGATGGTGAAATGGCAATGGAAAGGCACGCATGCGGGCGATTTTCAGCACATTTCCGCCACCGGTCTCCACATCACCCACAATGCCATCGCTATTTTCACGCTCAAACATGAAAAAGTCATAGACGGATTTTTGTTCAACGACCGGTTGGGATTCCTGCAGCAGCTCCGGCAACTGCCCGCCGATGAATCGCAGATCCGGGCGAAAAACCAGCCGGGGGAAGTGCGCTTCGTCGACCAGTTTACCGTGCCCGCAGCAGCGAAAAAGGCGTTCCTGGAGCGCGTCCGCATCAACCGGGATTTCATCAAAACCCTGCCGGGATTCCTGGAAGATGAACTGCTCGGCCACACGGCCGAAAATGGGGATTTCATCTGCATCACCACCGCGCGGTGGAAGAACGCGGAAGCCCTGCAGGCCGCTAAAACCGCCGTTCAGCAAGCTTATCGGAAAGAAGGCTTCGATCCGGCCGCTTTCATGCAAAAACTGAAGATCAGGATGGAAAGGGGCGTTTTCGAACCGATAGCAAACACCGAAGAATAA
- a CDS encoding helix-turn-helix transcriptional regulator yields MTIRKFQPSAPLAPFISEYLLIESDADILNQTIPGTSLVLSFRFGGRIVQESDSKSEVLPGSVISGLRKNARGFRYEKGTSNLLAVCREGAIHAFTRLPAHELFGLSVDTQDIFPSTEIHALLERLAEAPGHPQRLFLLETFLLRQLTQIPQDGLVLEAASLIKRQNGNLRIKSLAEALHISQDPLEKRFRARMGATPKQYAALVRLNTLVGRYHDTESLTQAAYEAGYFDQSHFIRDFRQFTGQTPKAYFSAARGW; encoded by the coding sequence ATGACCATCCGGAAATTCCAGCCTTCCGCCCCGCTTGCGCCCTTCATCAGCGAGTACCTCCTGATCGAAAGCGATGCGGACATCCTCAACCAAACGATCCCCGGCACTTCGCTGGTGCTTTCGTTCCGGTTCGGCGGCCGGATCGTGCAGGAATCGGACAGCAAATCAGAAGTGTTGCCAGGCTCCGTTATCAGCGGTTTGCGGAAGAACGCGCGGGGTTTCCGGTACGAAAAAGGAACATCCAACCTCCTGGCTGTTTGCCGCGAAGGCGCCATCCATGCATTTACCCGGCTGCCGGCGCACGAGCTGTTCGGGTTGAGCGTGGATACGCAGGATATATTCCCTTCCACCGAAATACATGCATTGCTGGAACGGCTGGCCGAAGCCCCCGGGCATCCGCAGCGGCTTTTTCTGCTGGAAACGTTCCTCCTCCGCCAACTGACCCAAATCCCGCAAGACGGATTGGTACTGGAAGCGGCTTCCCTTATCAAACGGCAAAACGGCAACCTGCGCATCAAATCGCTGGCGGAAGCCCTGCACATCAGTCAAGACCCGCTGGAGAAACGGTTCCGCGCCCGGATGGGCGCTACGCCGAAGCAATACGCGGCGCTCGTACGGCTGAATACCCTCGTCGGGCGCTACCACGACACCGAATCGCTCACACAGGCCGCCTACGAAGCGGGGTACTTCGATCAGTCGCACTTTATACGCGATTTCAGGCAGTTCACCGGTCAAACCCCGAAAGCGTATTTCAGCGCCGCCCGCGGCTGGTAA
- a CDS encoding sensor histidine kinase, which yields MLLVEKKAPLLVQTMIAGLLAASLLLLAFTVHQSGASGGLAAVLALAAVTITVLLLRMPGENRTVAGIPDREAEVRLLQEQALQAELQALKAQIQPHFLFNALNRVNASLPAEQEAARELIAQLADTFRYALNSTRTDLVPLGQELSFLRDYLQIEQHRFSSRLHVEIDAAPSVQGMRIPPMLLQPLVENAVKHGIGPCIDGGAITIRCARHNNKLRCTVSDTGAGFCGPLDQIMLGSGVGLRNTALRLEKLYNTPLQVERNSGGGLQFMFDIPIQP from the coding sequence ATGTTGCTTGTAGAAAAGAAAGCCCCCCTTCTTGTACAAACCATGATCGCCGGACTGCTCGCGGCTTCGCTGCTATTGCTGGCCTTCACTGTTCACCAAAGCGGCGCATCCGGCGGGCTCGCAGCCGTGCTCGCACTGGCAGCCGTGACCATCACCGTCCTGCTGCTCCGCATGCCGGGTGAAAATCGGACTGTGGCCGGGATCCCCGACCGGGAAGCGGAAGTCCGCTTATTGCAGGAACAGGCTTTGCAGGCGGAATTACAGGCCCTGAAAGCGCAGATACAGCCTCATTTTCTCTTCAACGCCCTCAACCGGGTGAACGCCAGCCTGCCTGCCGAACAGGAAGCCGCCAGGGAGCTCATCGCGCAACTGGCGGATACGTTCCGGTATGCGCTGAACTCCACCCGGACAGACCTGGTGCCCCTGGGCCAGGAGCTTTCCTTCCTACGCGACTACCTCCAGATCGAACAACACCGCTTCTCCTCCCGTCTCCATGTTGAAATAGACGCGGCTCCATCGGTGCAAGGGATGCGCATCCCCCCGATGTTACTGCAACCGCTGGTGGAAAACGCCGTAAAACACGGGATCGGCCCGTGCATCGACGGCGGCGCCATCACCATCCGCTGTGCCCGGCACAACAACAAACTGCGCTGCACCGTCAGCGACACCGGCGCCGGCTTCTGCGGCCCGCTCGATCAAATCATGCTCGGCTCCGGCGTAGGGCTCCGCAACACCGCCCTAAGGCTGGAGAAACTCTATAACACCCCGCTGCAGGTAGAACGCAATTCCGGCGGCGGTCTACAGTTCATGTTTGATATCCCCATTCAACCCTAA
- a CDS encoding response regulator transcription factor, translating into MDRITIALVDDHPAILNGLQMILQGFPDVTVSGAWQNGDQLLDGLQAAAPNILFLDIQLPGQDGLALCRRVSADYPDTRVIIFTNVEDKHTIRTAFQNGAAGYLLKTAGSREIREAIDAVHAGDQYVHGELKDQMFQQIIQRKPSRYAPSLTRREKEILGFIAQGSSNQDIADKLSLSVRTIENHRYNLMQKLDVKNTAALVRKAMELGLAS; encoded by the coding sequence ATGGACCGCATTACTATCGCACTGGTAGACGATCATCCCGCCATTCTCAATGGTTTACAAATGATTTTGCAGGGTTTCCCGGACGTTACCGTGTCTGGCGCCTGGCAAAACGGCGACCAGTTGCTGGACGGTTTGCAGGCTGCCGCGCCCAACATCCTTTTCCTCGACATCCAGTTGCCGGGGCAAGACGGGTTGGCGCTGTGCCGGCGGGTTTCGGCCGATTATCCGGACACGCGGGTCATCATTTTCACGAATGTGGAAGATAAGCATACCATCCGTACCGCATTTCAGAACGGTGCGGCGGGATACCTGCTCAAAACGGCCGGCAGCCGCGAGATCCGCGAAGCGATCGATGCCGTGCATGCAGGCGATCAGTATGTGCATGGGGAATTGAAAGACCAGATGTTCCAGCAGATCATCCAGCGGAAACCGAGCCGCTACGCCCCTTCCCTCACCCGGCGCGAAAAAGAGATACTGGGGTTCATCGCCCAGGGAAGCAGCAACCAGGACATCGCCGACAAGCTGTCGCTCAGCGTGCGCACCATAGAAAACCATCGCTACAACCTCATGCAGAAGCTGGACGTGAAAAATACCGCCGCCCTGGTAAGAAAAGCCATGGAACTGGGGCTCGCCAGCTAA